Proteins from a genomic interval of Coccinella septempunctata chromosome 2, icCocSept1.1, whole genome shotgun sequence:
- the LOC123308626 gene encoding fukutin-related protein — MILTSKLTFSNLCSPFPIRKCLVLVVRDMRIKLTKIIAFLIVFINISLFYYSLRLFSYYHKIATGELTSTVYIENKPEFELKLLSSNKIPEKLISKLVTVVIREFETHDNDVSSTVRSILKIFKNIQIFILYDNIPYPPLKIISKSSNNSNLKQWNLSPSLDATRIISAHSIQKLLKKANEFKGTIIVSPVSGNRVLECFRLNVNTREWSLKYNIIKSSYCDAVNGKQIILLETELLKNLSHPFLLPFPSSLYIQTAALNVKAFILNTGMFHEGNSKFRTHHSKWKLKQINQERLKSLYKLLRIKLVVKEGKSEYYGCNRETPRCFGEVIDAMPVYLYENRWTPPCCLTHLKKTTKYVLGLLDQYGIRYWLESGSLLGAVRSGDILPWDHDVDIGYMIEDSDRCKWLQIAQNKSVIDNKGFYWEKVKESNQFRVHFSKINRIFVNLLPFVHKNGTMSRDSLFESSKNMEFPDNFLHPMSSIEFIGRSVPCPNNVRKFLENKFGKGSIEKPEYPNPKEKKFQTK; from the exons CATAAGAAAATGTTTGGTTCTAGTGGTTCGTGATATGAGAATTAAATTAACTAAAATCATTGCTTTTTTGATAGTGTTTATAAATATAAGTTTATTCTACTACTCCTTACGCCTTTTCAGTTACTACCATAAAATAGCTACTGGAGAATTAACTTCTACAGTGTACATCGAAAATAAACCGGAATTCGAATTGAAATTACTGAGCAGCAATAAAATTCCCGAGAAACTCATAAGCAAATTAGTTACCGTTGTAATTCGAGAATTTGAAACACATGACAATGATGTATCTTCAACTGTTCGGTcaatactcaaaattttcaagaacattcaaatattcattctttATGATAACATACCTTACCCACCATTAAAAATCATTTCTAAAAGCTCTAACAACAGTAACTTGAAGCAATGGAATTTGTCCCCATCTCTTG ATGCCACTCGGATAATTTCAGCCCATTCTATacaaaaacttttgaaaaagGCTAATGAATTTAAAGGGACAATAATAGTTTCACCTGTATCTGGTAATAGGGTCTTGGAATGCTTCAGGTTAAATGTTAATACTAGGGAGTGGAGTTTGAAGTACAACATTATTAAAAGTTCTTATTGTGATGCAGTGAATGGAAAACAGATAATActtttggaaactgaattacTGAAGAATTTGTCGCATCCATTCTTGCTCCCATTTCCTTCTTCTCTATATATTCAAACAGCAGCTTTAAATGTAAAG gCATTTATACTGAATACAGGAATGTTTCATGAAGGAAATTCCAAATTCAGAACACACCATtcaaaatggaaattgaaacagATAAATCAAGAACGTTTGAAATCACTATATAAACTACTTAGGATAAAACTTGTGGTGAAAGAAGGCAAAAGTGAATATTATGGTTGTAATAGGGAAACGCCTCGATGTTTTGGAGAAGTCATAGATGCCATGCCTGTTTACCTCTATGAAAATAGATGGACACCCCCTTGCTGCTTGACACAtttgaaaaaaacaacaaaatacgTTCTTGGACTACTGGATCAATATGGCATCAGATATTGGTTAGAAAGTGGCAGTCTTCTAGGAGCAGTAAGAAGTGGTGATATACTGCCATGGGATCATGACGTGGATATAGGATACATGATAGAAGATAGTGATCGCTGTAAATGGCTCCAAATTGCACAAAACAAATCTGTTATAGATAATAAGGGCTTCTATTGGGAAAAAGTGAAGGAATCTAATCAATTTAGAGTTCACTTCAGCAAGATCAATAGGATATTTGTTAATCTACTACCTTTCGTTCATAAAAATGGAACAATGTCAAGAGATTCCTTATTTGAGTCAAGTAAGAATATGGAATTCCCTGATAACTTCTTACACCCCATGTCTAGTATTGAATTCATTGGAAGAAGTGTACCATGCCCAAACAACGTCAGAAAGTTTCTAGAGAACAAATTTGGAAAAGGTAGCATTGAGAAACCAGAGTATCCTAATCCTAAGGAGAAAAAGTTTCAGacaaagtaa